The following are encoded in a window of Nocardia sp. BMG111209 genomic DNA:
- a CDS encoding MFS transporter has protein sequence MTGSTIDTSGNGGNPDPRDVAAGPRPLPGIAGSPRLHGSSARAASSQPGESHGLVGSHGLVGSDGGVGSDGGAGSDGGAGSPGRGGPDNLGDPTDPTDPTDPTDPTDPTDPAGPSVTLTRPMVLLFSITAGSSVAGLYYLQPVLHRVAGDLRLSTATAALLVSAAQVGYLCGLALLVPLGDFLERRRLVPALLLGSAVALAVSAAAPNFAVLLAAMVVTGVTASAAQVVVPWSSALAPPHRRGQIVGTVMSGLLLGILLSRVVSGAVAQVAGWRVMLLAGAIAELVVAICLYVLVPATGRAAAGERYPEVLASILALIRTHPVLRHRMALGFLSMACFSGVWSSIAFLLAGVHGSGYHYSEFEIGLFGLAGVAGALGAPVVGRFADRGRLRAVTTSVWLVLLLSWALLAWGGHSTWALIAALLVFDFGIQGIQLSNQTAVYALDPAARSRLTTAYMVTYFLGGVAGSVTAGLAYQSGGWALVCEIGTAATVLGLALWALFAWRTRPVRRSPYARVNE, from the coding sequence ATGACCGGTTCGACGATCGACACCTCCGGAAACGGCGGAAATCCCGACCCGCGCGACGTTGCCGCCGGTCCGCGGCCCCTGCCCGGCATCGCCGGCTCGCCTCGTCTCCATGGCTCGTCGGCGCGCGCCGCCTCGTCCCAACCCGGCGAATCGCACGGTCTCGTCGGCTCGCACGGTCTCGTCGGCTCGGATGGTGGCGTCGGCTCGGATGGTGGCGCCGGCTCGGATGGTGGCGCCGGTTCACCCGGTCGCGGCGGGCCGGACAATCTCGGCGATCCGACCGATCCGACCGATCCGACCGATCCGACCGATCCGACCGATCCGACCGATCCGGCCGGCCCATCGGTCACGCTCACCCGTCCGATGGTCTTGCTGTTCTCGATCACCGCCGGATCGTCGGTGGCTGGGCTGTATTACCTGCAACCCGTCCTGCACCGGGTCGCCGGCGATCTGCGGTTGTCGACCGCCACGGCGGCGCTGCTCGTCAGTGCCGCGCAGGTCGGTTATCTGTGCGGGCTGGCGTTGCTGGTGCCGCTGGGCGACTTCCTGGAACGCCGCCGCCTGGTACCCGCACTCCTGCTGGGTTCGGCTGTCGCACTGGCGGTTTCGGCGGCGGCGCCGAATTTCGCGGTACTGCTGGCGGCGATGGTGGTCACCGGGGTGACCGCGTCGGCGGCGCAGGTGGTGGTGCCGTGGTCGTCGGCGCTGGCGCCGCCGCACCGGCGCGGTCAGATCGTCGGCACCGTGATGAGCGGGCTGCTGCTCGGTATCCTGCTGTCGCGGGTGGTCTCCGGGGCCGTCGCGCAGGTGGCCGGGTGGCGGGTGATGCTGCTGGCCGGCGCGATCGCCGAACTGGTCGTCGCGATCTGCCTGTATGTGCTGGTCCCGGCGACCGGCCGGGCCGCGGCGGGGGAGCGGTACCCGGAGGTCCTCGCCTCGATCCTGGCGCTGATCCGCACCCATCCGGTCCTGCGGCACCGGATGGCGCTGGGGTTCCTGTCGATGGCCTGCTTCTCGGGCGTGTGGAGTTCGATCGCGTTCCTGCTGGCCGGGGTGCACGGCAGCGGCTACCACTATTCCGAGTTCGAGATCGGGCTGTTCGGGCTCGCGGGGGTCGCGGGTGCGCTCGGCGCGCCGGTCGTCGGCCGCTTCGCCGACCGCGGCCGGCTGCGCGCGGTGACCACCTCGGTCTGGCTGGTACTGCTGCTGAGCTGGGCGTTGCTGGCCTGGGGCGGGCACAGCACCTGGGCGCTGATCGCGGCGCTGCTGGTGTTCGACTTCGGCATCCAGGGCATCCAGCTGTCCAATCAGACCGCCGTCTACGCGCTCGATCCGGCCGCGCGCAGCCGGCTCACGACCGCCTACATGGTGACCTACTTCCTCGGCGGCGTCGCCGGCTCGGTCACCGCGGGCCTCGCATACCAGTCCGGCGGCTGGGCTCTGGTCTGCGAAATCGGCACTGCCGCAACGGTTCTGGGCCTGGCGCTGTGGGCCCTGTTCGCGTGGCGGACGAGACCGGTCCGCAGGTCACCGTATGCTCGGGTGAATGAGTGA
- a CDS encoding SAM-dependent methyltransferase, with protein MPDSTVDPGLPTEIDISVPHEARVYDYWLGGRDNYPADRALGDTIAAHVPTIKTMARANRAFLGRAVRYLVAEAGITRFLDIGTGIPTAGNTHEVAQALDPAARVVYVDKDPIVLAHARALMAGAPTGRTDFVYADLHDPRSILDHPALAATLDGTEPIAIMLVAILMYFRDADDPAGIVTTLLDAAPPGSHLVITHPTADFDAKAMAGVVAAAESSGIPFVPRSRADTTALFAGTELVPPGVVPVVTWRPDAATGPVATAEADSAWYWAGIGRKD; from the coding sequence ATGCCGGACAGTACCGTCGACCCGGGGCTGCCGACCGAGATAGATATCAGCGTGCCGCACGAGGCCAGGGTCTACGACTACTGGCTCGGCGGCCGGGACAACTACCCGGCGGACCGTGCGCTCGGCGACACCATCGCCGCGCACGTTCCCACCATCAAGACCATGGCGCGGGCCAACCGGGCCTTCCTCGGGCGTGCGGTGCGGTATCTCGTCGCCGAGGCGGGCATCACCCGCTTCCTCGACATCGGCACCGGCATCCCGACCGCGGGCAACACCCACGAGGTCGCCCAGGCGCTCGATCCGGCGGCCCGCGTCGTGTACGTCGACAAGGATCCGATCGTGCTGGCGCACGCTCGCGCGCTGATGGCCGGCGCACCGACCGGTCGCACCGATTTCGTCTACGCCGATCTGCACGATCCGCGGTCCATCCTGGACCATCCCGCGCTCGCGGCGACCCTGGACGGTACCGAGCCGATCGCGATCATGCTGGTCGCGATCCTGATGTACTTCCGCGACGCCGACGATCCGGCCGGTATCGTCACGACCCTGCTCGACGCCGCACCGCCCGGCAGCCACCTGGTGATCACCCATCCCACCGCGGACTTCGACGCCAAGGCCATGGCCGGTGTGGTCGCCGCCGCCGAATCCTCCGGCATCCCGTTCGTCCCCCGCAGCCGCGCGGACACCACGGCCCTGTTCGCCGGAACCGAGCTGGTACCGCCCGGAGTCGTCCCGGTCGTCACCTGGCGCCCGGACGCCGCGACCGGCCCGGTCGCCACCGCCGAGGCCGACAGCGCCTGGTACTGGGCGGGCATCGGCCGCAAGGACTGA